Proteins encoded by one window of Mailhella massiliensis:
- a CDS encoding YitT family protein, with product MSFSLSPRLCLMNLAGSAILSFGLYQIHSLSGVTEGGILGATLLLQHWFHISPAWSGLIMNALCYLLGWKLMGRDFVLYSLVAGGGFSLFYALFERFPHLWPHLAAMPLTAAVLGALFVGVGVGLCVRASGAPGGDDALAMSISHLTGWNIRWPYLMSDLIVLALSLTYIPLERIGYSLLTVILSGQIIGFMQRLPVPRADAA from the coding sequence TTCTCCCCGGCTGTGCCTCATGAATCTTGCAGGCAGCGCCATTCTGTCCTTCGGCCTTTATCAGATACATTCCCTTTCCGGCGTGACGGAAGGCGGCATTTTGGGAGCCACGCTCCTGCTTCAGCACTGGTTCCACATTTCTCCCGCCTGGTCCGGCCTCATCATGAACGCCCTCTGCTACCTTCTCGGCTGGAAGCTCATGGGAAGGGACTTCGTCCTTTATTCTCTCGTGGCGGGCGGCGGCTTTTCGCTGTTCTACGCTCTCTTTGAGCGTTTTCCCCACCTCTGGCCGCATCTGGCCGCCATGCCTCTGACGGCCGCCGTTCTGGGCGCGCTGTTCGTAGGGGTGGGCGTGGGGCTGTGCGTCCGTGCCAGCGGCGCTCCGGGCGGAGACGACGCCCTTGCCATGAGCATATCCCATTTGACGGGCTGGAACATACGCTGGCCCTATCTTATGAGCGACCTTATCGTACTCGCCCTTTCCCTCACCTATATTCCGCTGGAACGCATAGGCTATTCCCTGCTCACCGTCATCCTTTCCGGGCAGATCATCGGCTTCATGCAGCGCCTCCCCGTCCCCCGGGCCGACGCGGCCTAA